The following are from one region of the Plasmodium gaboni strain SY75 chromosome 12, whole genome shotgun sequence genome:
- a CDS encoding putative isoleucine--tRNA ligase — MFKYGDFIVIIFLIILSLIIELYLSLHIQKKHVLFDNKNNSFLQFINSEHYKYKHNNKYQLNQHKKNIKDVIKESINLPLQFLPTTYNSFDRQKFIQQFWNCKEIYEKRNFQNIKKCIYNNENNTKQFEHIQLNRRQSCNEDSVLQKKKKKKETCSDGMETKNSHLINELIGKKKIKISKIDNNNNNNSKNIFKYVKTQDYINYYNGNQFMNKFENIINEKIKNEQYLKRNKKEILLKLYNKLENKIKIIHDGPPYANNDIHIGHILNKVIKDIYLKYFLFQNYFVLLIHGFDTHGLPIEYNVMKLLKINHIQDLNLNNSYLHNQNESIKNEHVFFKSYINLLNKLKNEQKKKKQISFLSNIFEKINMISKDTIEQQKINTFKNLCKSYASYFVNEQFMSLVSYGIWGYWNYTYITFYKFYEQIQNKVFRDLLKNKYIYMSNRPIYHSYATKTVLSDSEIIYKKRVCNSFYFFYTFYKISDTFLLHLLKEFKENKSVNEILEFNQEEVKYVLDNYSLIVNEIIKNNKENIEGKKKENDSTLFNDKMSDDDSYLERQNISNYILKLKNQIIERIIKKIKILVLTTQMHTIFNNKCLLIHEKYLYRIVHIKYEDEKENQFFIICDKSYTSFYDNLTKYYSKKSPIKEIKNICTFQGNSFMSCTYKNFTNNEENNFIFVSDNEIKESFGTGIVHVAPSHGFTDYNYYYKNNKLKKIYLDISNFEQVGKKKQIRDDNKINFYSNDMKEKVSNKLYNENYSIKNNSLSLDVINQNVMDENDDLKDEYTELVYKNLEKNIDFIKKYETDSNAQSLLNTLDIIKKKTKKLNINQKDIHSLFFYSFYENILFYFPYEHSYTYDWRSHTTVQIKSLLQIYVDIDKIKNNIPFFESIKNINFINKHVKNNLIKTIKDRNEWCISRQKYWGVNIPLKDIQIDKNEKIIFNNQIMDVWFDSSVSYLYVLYMCKHILFHTYFNKIWKSVKNYNNIYKKYKLKINNHNNNNENKLSFNMYDIYDQIMNHDQYNIRSMENKDNILLKNILEKKKIFDTSKMYKWINKQIQKGEQKKYYSFQWNSIKDILFSKNNKKEFFKKHFNIFLCCEGIDQIRGWFQSFFFVFFCLNWINQRKKNMSQLLKSYKIVDKKGVIIKREQIKNNMKCYTINNNNNSNSSCSNSSSNSSSNSCSSSIFSDNSSSFNNTSSIETNNKRLPSQSYLPIKNVIVHNYVVDSNNIKMSKSLNNVISPRELFFDKGKDNILTTSKRIDTQKGDNPNGNNNMNSNKNNNDNNDILIKTGKHIDMIKKKNKNKDLNKRFNADIVRLWVCCYNFVNRNISISYEILENINKYIYLKLYNTFKFIMNNIYDLNFDGRKDSMKIKWDNIQMIDKYILYKKDNLIKHCTKAYKNFQLQLLIKYIMNFIYTDLAIYIDYSKDRLYIHEKNSLNRTNCQKILYKILRDLIILLGPIVPHLSEDIYYNLQLLKKKRKIKNMTNENISIDEEKIKSLFLRPFPKFKNYKPVNLDTLFLIKYYIHKQISPYFSNSLQAVVYIFSNNDNIINLIKSFLRTPDPLEQFNNYDDLRFLFNVSNIFICDNISQVEQKDKNYKTYKIPLPNINEKNKNKNKKKNLNDFFQPNQKPIVDHMLNFDENMEHATISIGINKTESKRCSRCWMYGTVYSFEGEYFCPRCLNVIKSHYN, encoded by the exons aTGTTTAAATATGGAGACTttatagtaataatatttttaataatcCTAAGCTTAATAATAGagttatatttatctttacatatacaaaaaaaacacGTCCtatttgataataaaaataattcttttttacAATTTATAAATTCAGAACATTATAAgtataaacataataataagtaTCAATTAAATCAgcataaaaaaaatattaaagatGTGATTAAGGAGTCAATAAATTTGCCCTTACAGTTTTTACCAACAACGTATAATAGTTTTGATAG ACAAAAATTTATCCAACAGTTTTGGAACTGCAAAGAAATATATGAGAAAAGAAATTTccaaaatattaaaaagtgtatatataacaatgaaaataatacaaaacAATTTGAACATATACAACTTAATAGGAGACAATCATGTAATGAAGATAGTgttttacaaaaaaaaaaaaaaaaaaaggaaacATGCTCTGACGGAATGGAAACGAAAAATTctcatttaataaatgaattaattggaaaaaaaaaaataaaaataagtaaaatagataataataataataataatagtaaaaatatttttaaatatgtaaaaacacaggattatataaattattataatggAAACCAatttatgaataaattcgaaaatataataaatgagaaaataaaaaatgagcaatatttaaaaaggaataaaaaagaaattctcttgaaattatataataaattagagaataaaatcaaaataatacatGATGGACCACCATATGCAAATAATGATATACATATAGgtcatatattaaataaagttataaaagatatatatcttaaatattttttatttcaaaattattttgttttattaattcatGGATTTGATACACATGGATTACCTATAGAATACAATGtaatgaaattattaaaaattaatcATATACAAGATTTAAATTTAAACAATTCATATCTTCATAATCAAAATGAGagtataaaaaatgaacatgtattttttaaatcatatattaatttattaaataaattaaaaaatgaacagaaaaagaaaaaacaaatttcttttctttctaatatttttgaaaaaattaatatgaTTTCAAAAGATACTATAGaacaacaaaaaataaataccTTCAAAAATTTATGTAAATCTTATGCTTCTTATTTTGTTAACGAACAATTTATGTCTTTGGTGTCATATGGAATATGGGGTTATTGGAATTATACttatattactttttaCAAATTCTATGAACAAATTCAAAATAAGGTCTTTCGAGAccttttaaaaaat aaatatatcTACATGAGTAACAGACCAATATACCACAGCTATGCTACTAAGACCGTGCTTTCAGACAGTGAGATAATTTATAAGAAAAGGGTGTGCAACTcgttttattttttttatactttttataaaataagtGATACATTCCTTTTACACCtattaaaagaatttaaagaaaataaatcGGTAAATGAAATTTTAGAATTTAATCAGGAGGAAGTAAAATATGTTTTGGATAATTACTCACTTATTgtaaatgaaataataaaaaataataaagaaaatattgagggaaaaaaaaaagagaatGATAGTACTTTGTTTAATGATAAAATGTCTGATGATGATAGTTATTTAGAAAGacaaaatatatcaaactatatattaaaactaaaaaatcaaataatagagagaattataaagaaaataaaaattcttGTTCTTACTACCCAAATGCATAccatatttaataataagtGCTTACTAATAcatgaaaaatatttatatagaattgttcatataaaatatgaagatgaaaaggaaaatcaattttttattatatgtgaCAAATCATATACTAGTTTTTATGATAACttaacaaaatattattccAAAAAATCCCcaataaaagaaataaaaaatatttgtacTTTCCAAGGTAATTCTTTTATGTCCtgtacatataaaaattttacaaacaatgaagaaaataattttatctTTGTTTCTGATAACGAAATTAAAGAATCATTTGGAACAGGTATTGTTCATGTAGCTCCTTCTCATGGTTTTACtgattataattattactataaaaataataaattaaaaaaaatatatctagATATATCAAATTTTGAACAAGTAggaaaaaagaaacaaataAGAGATgacaataaaataaactTTTATAGTAATGATATGAAAGAGAAAGTATCTAATAAgttatataatgaaaattattctattaaaaataattctttatcATTAGATGTTATTAATCAAAATGTTATGGATGAAAATGATGACTTAAAAGATGAATATACAGAATTGGTATATAAAAATCtggaaaaaaatattgatttcataaaaaaatatgaaacTGATTCAAATGCACaatcattattaaatactttagatattattaaaaaaaaaacaaagaaattaaatattaatcaAAAAGATATTcattctttatttttttattccttttatgaaaatatacTCTTTTATTTCCCATATGAGCATTCATATACATATGATTGGAGATCACATACAACTGTTCAAATAAAATCattattacaaatatatgtagatattgataaaataaaaaacaatattcctttttttgaaagtattaaaaatatcaattttataaataaacatgtaaaaaataatttaattaaaacGATAAAAGATAGAAATGAATGGTGTATTAGTCGTCAGAAATATTGGGGAGTTAACATTCCTCTCAAAGATATACAaattgataaaaatgaaaaaattatttttaacaATCAAATAATGGATGTATGGTTCGATTCTTCTGTTTCATATTTATACGTTTTGTATATGTGTAAACATATTTTGTTCcatacatattttaataaaatatggaaatctgtcaaaaattataataatatatataaaaaatataaacttaaaataaataatcataataataacaatgaaaataaattgtcctttaatatgtatgatatatatgatcAAATTATGAATCATGACcaatataatataagatctatggaaaataaagacaatattttattaaaaaatatactagaaaagaaaaaaatattcgACACTTctaaaatgtataaatggataaataaacaaatacaaaaaggagaacaaaaaaaatattattcattcCAATGGAATAGTATAAAAGATATACTTTTctcaaaaaataataaaaaagaattttttaaaaaacactttaatatatttttatgttgTGAGGGTATTGATCAAATTAGGGGGTGGTTTCAgtcctttttttttgtttttttttgtttaaattGGATAAACcaaaggaaaaaaaatatgtcACAATTATTGAAAAGTTATAAAATAGTTGATAAAAAGGGGGtcattataaaaagagaacaaataaaaaataatatgaaatgTTATAccataaataataataataatagtaatagtaGTTGTAGTAATAGTAGTAGTAATAGTAGTAGTAATAGTTGTAGTAGTAGTATATTTAGTGACAATTCTTCAAGTTTCAATAATACATCGTCTATTGAAACGAATAATAAACGTCTTCCTTCTCAGTCATACCTTCCAATAAAAAATGTCATCGTTCATAATTATGTAGTAgatagtaataatattaaaatgagTAAAAGCTTAAATAATGTTATATCTCCAAGAGAGTTGTTTTTTGATAAAGGTAAGGATAATATTCTCACGACGTCTAAAAGAATAGATACTCAAAAGGGAGATAATCCAAATGGAAACAATAATATGAACAGTAACaagaataataatgataacaatgatatattgataaaaaCAGGAAAACATATTgatatgataaaaaaaaagaataaaaataaagacCTAAATAAACGTTTCAATGCTGATATTGTAAGGTTATGGGTGTGCTGCTACAATTTTGtaaatagaaatatatccataagttatgaaatattagaaaacataaataaatatatttatttaaaattatataatacatttaaatttataatgaataatatatatgatttaaaTTTTGATGGAAGAAAAGATAgtatgaaaataaaatgggataatattcaaatgatagataaatatatattatataaaaaagataatttaataaaacattGTACTAAAgcatataaaaattttcaattacaattattaataaaatatattatgaattttatatataccGATTTAgctatatatatagattaTAGTAAAGAtagattatatatacatgaaaaaaattctttaaATAGAACAAATTGTCAAAAAATactttataaaatattacgtgatcttattattttattagGACCTATTGTACCTCATTTATCtgaagatatatattataatcttcaacttttaaaaaagaaaagaaaaataaaaaatatgacaaatgaaaatatatctatCGATGAGgagaaaataaaatctCTCTTTTTACGTCCATTTCCGAAATTTAAGAATTATAAACCAGTTAATTTAGATACATTATTtctaataaaatattatattcataaacaaatatcaccatatttttcaaattcATTACAAGCAGTAGTATAcattttttcaaataacgataatattattaatttaattaaatcATTTTTGCGTACACCTGACCCACTTGAacaatttaataattatgatgacctacgttttctttttaatgtatccaatatttttatatgtgaTAATATATCTCAAGTAGAGcaaaaagataaaaattaCAAAACTTATAAAATACCTTTACctaatataaatgaaaaaaacaaaaacaaaaacaagaagaaaaatttaaatgaCTTCTTTCAGCCTAATCAAAAACCAATTGTTGATCACATGTTAAATTTTGATGAAAATATGGAGCATGCTACCATAAGTATAGGAATAAATAAAACGGAATCAAAGCGTTGTTCAAG GTGTTGGATGTATGGAACAGTATATTCCTTTGAAGGTGAATATTTTTGTCCAAGATGTTTAAACGTTATAAAATCacattataattaa
- a CDS encoding hypothetical protein (conserved Plasmodium protein, unknown function), which yields MNYNEINDNTMMNTNDLNHPSHLNNEKNDLSNEENYMNIYDNNNDMIIDNEGDHHLKEEYNNIDQMSPEGANNIISDNNEIYNNNNNNNNIVNSTFGLSINGNENVNNKDINSLHDETHNSNNDESYEHLDDYKVNNIIHNVNNLINNDELLMNNINNDNNISEDLSSLNLNITQNNNVNNLINPNIGTNNNNNKIKNKNKNKLLKHMNNNMINETTNGSFENNKKNNINGIFLTQNNNNYHNNIINDMGYNYPIYNNNNNNIYNHMNNENMTYMSNNQFMNPQLYYPKFLAENKNKGKNKITPNTYINNNNMNNMNNYNFNNKSPNLLYKNININNIEQKKKKKMMNLKKDNAQISSVESTSEDINYSNEYGAQKKHVEFKDTNDPLILHPSTSYIRNIVIKKPSNIRNSIHNLNLYNVNSMTFDSYYTNKNTNNIIYKNESNSNDTNNNIISNTEDTNSEHNNKETLINNPSFRIYKPPIFISKYMKDMNEEELNNIYTLLNDQIKKSEENDKAINYVKNEIINLYKQNPIQPLNLQTCLSLIKANRNIIEVMFYILENNKLINMQCDPQYYNTYINNTSFLNYQTVNSIYKHCKNESSYGNHNNCKEFMINNMNSASSDSYVNLINGDDTSMMGIHDEESTSSKLCNKKYNHNNNNNINNNNNRNSCSGNIYNLHNDMNILCDPLSKKLEWNDNECIPNKESKTYNNKSSNYYNNYNYKCISCDKICENSYYILKPTNIKRISYGVIDKCIWCSICYNSSNYPNILNSSNFVKVNIPCNLSNNDWNIEEIEKLIEGVCKFKNNWEQISDYIQTKTPYECIYKFISMPLSNPYFDLNNLYDINNISLNSYEQNNTLLSLLSFICNNISPYVGAYAAKKIVDYVLEKQKEENEKEKKEQMKENDNHSADHTNKIDDHNKESDDNINQKEEEEKKXXXXXXXXXXXXXXXXXXXXXXXXXXXNDDNINDDNINDDNINDDNINDDNMNDENINDNNIYDEKRENKKQMIGFNNTKKRKKKSVYSKEIKYSKLKESEKESYMKQKQIMIEENEKERKKKKLLRLEKFKKLTKKTXXXXXXXXXXKDNHSADHTNKIDDHNKESDDNINQKEEEEKKNNINEQNDENIKEINDNNINDNNLNDNNINDNINDNNINDNNINDNNLNDNNLNDNNLNDNNLNDNNLNNNEIKNEGNVENNMEVNNVNNNNQNNDNNSVPNNINDSMKKKPSTYILKDDDMKIIHDTIIKSSKKRSRELADLEEHNLKKLLKELVLLNTRKIQLKLKQHEYLQKYFEYQNEFMVNKGKNENQTK from the coding sequence atgAATTACAATGaaattaatgataatacCATGATGAACACTAATGATTTAAATCACCCTTCTCATCTTAATAATGAGAAGAATGATTTGTCGaatgaagaaaattatatgaatatttatgataACAATAACGATATGATAATAGACAATGAGGGGGATCATCATTTAAAAGAggaatataataatatagatcAAATGTCACCAGAAGGTGCGAATAACATTATATCagataataatgaaatatataataacaataataataataacaatattgTGAATAGTACATTTGGCTTATCCATTAATGGTAATGAAAATGTAAAcaataaagatataaatagtTTACATGATGAAACAcataatagtaataatgatgaaagCTATGAACATTTAGATGATTATAAagtaaataatattattcataatGTTAATAATCTTATCAATAATGATGAATTATTgatgaataatattaataatgataataatataagtgaagatttatcttcattaaatttaaatattacacaaaataataatgttaataatttaattaatcCAAATATAGgaacaaataataataataataaaattaaaaataaaaacaaaaataaattattaaagCATATGAACAATAATATGATTAATGAAACAACAAATGGTTCctttgaaaataataaaaaaaataatatcaatGGAATTTTTCTTacacaaaataataataattatcataataatataataaatgatatgGGATATAACTATCccatatataataataataataataatatatataatcatatgaataatgaaaatatgaCATATATGTCTAACAATCAATTTATGAATCCTCAATTATATTATCCGAAATTTCTTGctgaaaataaaaacaaaggaaaaaataaaataacccccaatacatacataaataataataatatgaataatatgaataattacaattttaataataaatcaCCAAATCttttatacaaaaatatcaatataaataacattgaacagaaaaaaaaaaaaaaaatgatgaatttaaaaaaagataatgCTCAAATAAGCTCAGTTGAAAGTACCAGTgaagatataaattattCTAATGAATATGGTGCTCAAAAAAAACATGTCGAATTTAAAGATACTAATGATCCATTAATATTACACCCATCGACATcatatataagaaatattgttataaaaaaaccttcaaatattagaaatagtattcataatttaaatttatataatgttaaTTCGATGACATTCGATTCTTATTATactaataaaaatacaaataatataatttataaaaatgaatcTAATAGTAAtgatacaaataataatattatttcaaaTACTGAAGATACCAACAGtgaacataataataaggaGACTCTGATAAATAATCCATCATTTAGGATATATAAGCCTcctatttttatttccaAATATATGAAGGATATGAATGAAGAAGAgttaaataatatttatacttTATTGAATgatcaaataaaaaaatcggaagaaaatgataaggcaataaattatgttaaaaatgaaataataaatttatataaacaaaatcCAATACAACCTTTAAATTTACAAACATGTTTATCCTTAATTAAAGcaaatagaaatattatagaagtcatgttttatatattagagaataataaattgATAAATATGCAATGTGATCcacaatattataatacttatataaataatactagctttttaaattatcaaacggttaatagtatatataaacattgTAAAAATGAATCATCATATGgaaatcataataattgCAAAGAATTTATgattaataatatgaatagtGCATCATCTGATAGTTATgttaatttaataaatggGGATGACACAAGTATGATGGGAATCCATGATGAGGAAAGCACTTCATCGAAGTTATgtaacaaaaaatataaccataataataataataatattaataataataataatcgTAATAGTTGTAGTggtaatatttataatcTTCATAATGATATGAACATTTTATGTGATCctttatcaaaaaaattagaatGGAACGATAATGAATGTATTCCGAACAAGGAAAgtaaaacatataataataaaagttctaattattataataattataattataaatgtataagttgtgataaaatatgtgaaaattcatattacatattaaaGCCAACAAacataaaaagaatatCTTATGGTGTTATAGATAAATGTATTTGGTGTAGTATTTGCTATAATTCTAGTAATTATCCAAATATTCTGAACAGTTCAAATTTTGTTAAGGTAAATATTCCATGCAATCTATCAAATAATGATTGGAATATAGAGgaaatagaaaaattaatagAAGGAGTATgtaaatttaaaaataattgGGAACAAATTAGTGATTATATACAAACAAAAACACCATATgaatgtatatataaatttatttctatGCCTTTATCAAATCCTTATTTtgatttaaataatttatatgatataaataatatatcattgAATTCttatgaacaaaataatacCCTTCTCTCCTTGTTATcttttatatgtaataatattagCCCTTATGTGGGTGCATATGCTGCGAAAAAAATTGTCGACTATGTTTtagaaaaacaaaaagaagaaaatgaaaaggaaaaaaaagaacaaatGAAAGAAAATGACAATCATAGTGCGGATcatacaaataaaatagatGATCATAATAAAGAAAGTGATGACAATATTAATCAGAAggaagaagaagaaaaaaaaaaNNNNNNNNNNNNNNNNNNNNNNNNNNNNNNNNNNNNNNNNNNNNNNNNNNNNNNNNNNNNNNNNNNNNNNNNNNNNNtaaatgatgataatataaatgatgataatataaatgatgataatataaatgatgataatataaatgatgataatatgaatgatgaaaatataaatgataataacatttatgatgaaaaaagaGAAAACAAAAAACAAATGATAGGCTTTAATAATACCAAAAagaggaaaaaaaaatcagTGTATTctaaagaaataaaatattccAAACTTAAGGAAAGCGAAAAAGAATCTTATATGaaacaaaaacaaattatgattgaagaaaatgaaaaagaaagaaagaaaaaaaaattgttaCGTCTtgaaaaatttaaaaaattaactAAAAAGACGAANNNNNNNNNNNNNNNNNNNNNNNNNNNNAAGGACAACCATAGTGCGGATcatacaaataaaatagatGATCATAATAAAGAAAGTGATGACAATATTAATCAGAAggaagaagaagaaaaaaaaaataatataaatgaacaaaatgatgaaaatattaaagaaataaatgataataatataaatgataataatttaaatgataataatataaatgataatataaatgataataatataaatgataataatataaatgataacaatttaaatgataacaatttaaatgataacaatttaaatgataacaatttaaatgataacaatttaaataacaatgaaattaaaaatgaaggAAATGTGGAAAATAACATGGAAGttaataatgtaaataataataaccaaaataatgataacAATTCGGTACCCAACAATATTAATGACTctatgaaaaaaaaaccatcaacatatattttaaaagacgatgatatgaaaattatacatGATACAATTATTAAATCTTCCAAAAAAAGGTCAAGAGAATTAGCAGACCTAGAAGAacataatttaaaaaaattacttAAGGAACttgtattattaaataCAAGAAAAATTCAACTAAAATTAAAACAGCATGAATATCTGCagaaatattttgaatatcAAAATGAATTCATGGTTAATAAGGGGAAAAATGAGAATcaaacaaaataa